In Etheostoma cragini isolate CJK2018 chromosome 9, CSU_Ecrag_1.0, whole genome shotgun sequence, the following are encoded in one genomic region:
- the cnga3a gene encoding cyclic nucleotide-gated channel cone photoreceptor subunit alpha isoform X1 — MAKIGSEISLSSRQWVPPNKPVDELAVIENRDSRAHSLCEDNSERAMSSESHRDSVTGAGAMARLSYFFFMLWNWVSHRVHPETERHDSFLERFRGPELKDLSSRESTAQSMGRNDVNRKRNLASKWPLATYNMNNCNNTDDKKEDKKEEIKKDEKKDEEKKDEKKDGDKKEEEKKDEKKDEKKDEKKDEKKDEKKDDKKKEAPPKDVWIMDPATDLYYRWLTVIAGPVFYNLIMVVTRACFNELQDTYTKLWIFLDYTSDFIYYTDTFVRSRTGYLEQGLLVKDSKKLRDKYRTTSQFKYDMISMIPTDLLFLKFGFNNPEFRFNRLCKISRLFEFFERTETRTSFPNLFRISNLVLYILIIIHWNACMFFAISKTIGFGSDTWVYPNISHPEYGRMARKYIYSLYWSTLTLTTIGETPAPVKDVEFLFVIADFLTGVLIFASIVGNVGAMISNMNASRAEFQAKIDSIKQYMQFRKVTKDLEARVIKWFDYLWTEKKTCDEKEVLKNLPDKLKAEIAINVHLDTLKKVRIFQDCEAGLLIELVLKLQPQVFSPGDYICKKGDIGREMYIIKEGKLAVVADDGVTQFVVLSDGAYFGEISILGIKGSKAGNRRTANIRSVGYSDLFALSKDDLMEALTEYPDAKKALEEKGKAMLMKDNMIDEAVANAGADPKDLEEKIIKLQDNLELMKTKFAQLMAEFTSNQTRMKQRVTEMENKVKSIQPQDLSEVVADKDKKVQ, encoded by the exons ATGGCAAAAATCGGCAGTGAAATCTCCCTTTCAAGCAGGCAGTGGGTGCCCCCCAACAAGCCTGTCGATGAGCTTGCTGTCATTGAAAATAGGGACAGCAG GGCTCACTCTCTTTGTGAAGACAACTCCGAGAGAGCGATGTCTTCAGAGTCCCACAGAGACTCCGTTACAGGGGCTGGGGCAATGGCTAG GCTCTCTTACTTCTTCTTCATGCTGTGGAACTGGGTGTCTCACAGAGTGCACCCCGAAACAGAGAGGCATGACTCTTTCCTGGAGCGCTTCAGAGGCCCTGAACTCAAAGACCTCTCCAGTCGAGAGAGCACTGCCCAGTCTATGGGCCGCAACGACGTAAACCGGAAGAGAAA TCTTGCTAGTAAGTGGCCGCTAGCTACTTACAACATGAACAACTGCAACAACACAGACGA caaaaaagaggacaaaaagGAGGAGAttaaaaaagatgagaaaaaagacgaggagaaaaaagatgagaaaaaagatGGGGacaagaaggaagaagagaagaaggacGAGAAGAAGGATGAgaaaaaagatgagaagaaaGATGAGAAGAAAGATGAGAAGAAAGACGATAAAAAGAAAGAGGCGCCACC GAAAGATGTCTGGATTATGGATCCAGCCACAGACTTGTACTACAGATGGCTGACCGTGATCGCAGGCCCAGTATTTTATAACCTGATAATGGTTGTAACAAG AGCCTGTTTTAATGAACTGCAGGACACATATACAAAACTCTGGATATTCTTGGACTACACCTCAGACTTCATCTACTATACAGATACTTTTGTCAGATCAAGAACAG GTTACCTAGAACAAGGCCTGCTGGTAAAGGATTCCAAGAAACTGAGAGATAAATATAGAACAACATCTCAGTTCAAATACGACATGATATCAATGATACCCACTGATCTGCTGTTTCTGAAATTCGGATTCAACAACCCTGAGTTCAGATTCAACCGCCTTTGCAAAATATCAAGGCTTTTTGAGTTCTTCGAGCGGACTGAAACCAGAACCAGCTTCCCAAACTTGTTTCGAATCAGCAACCTCGTACTTTACATCCTCATCATTATCCACTGGAATGCTTGCATGTTCTTTGCCATTTCAAAAACCATTGGATTTGGATCTGACACATGGGTGTATCCCAACATCAGCCACCCGGAGTACGGCCGCATGGCCAGAAAGTACATCTACTCCCTGTATTGGTCCACACTGACCCTCACCACCATCGGAGAGACCCCTGCACCAGTCAAGGATGTTGAATTCCTCTTTGTAATCGCCGACTTCCTTACTGGTGTGCTGATCTTTGCTAGTATCGTTGGTAACGTTGGTGCCATGATCTCCAACATGAATGCTTCTCGTGCTGAGTTCCAGGCAAAGATCGACTCCATAAAGCAGTACATGCAGTTCCGAAAGGTCACCAAAGACCTGGAGGCCAGGGTCATCAAGTGGTTTGACTACCTGTGGACTGAGAAGAAGACTTGCGATGAGAAGGAAGTTTTAAAGAACCTCCCAGACAAGCTAAAGGCTGAGATTGCCATCAATGTCCATTTGGATACGCTGAAAAAAGTACGTATCTTCCAGGATTGCGAAGCCGGTCTGCTGATTGAACTGGTGCTCAAGCTGCAGCCACAAGTGTTCAGTCCTGGAGATTACATCTGTAAGAAGGGAGATATTGGCAGAGAGATGTACATCATCAAAGAGGGGAAGCTAGCAGTGGTGGCAGATGATGGAGTCACTCAGTTCGTAGTCCTCAGCGATGGCGCATACTTTGGGGAAATCAGTATCTTGGGAATCAAGGGCAGTAAAGCAGGCAACAGAAGAACAGCCAACATCCGAAGCGTAGGATACTCTGATCTCTTTGCCTTGTCCAAAGACGACTTGATGGAGGCTCTCACGGAGTATCCTGATGCCAAAAAAGCTCTTGAGGAGAAGGGGAAAGCCATGTTGATGAAAGACAACATGATTGATGAGGCAGTGGCCAATGCCGGCGCTGACCCCAAAGACCTGGAGGAGAAGATTATAAAACTGCAAGACAACCTGGAACTCATGAAGACCAAGTTCGCCCAACTGATGGCGGAGTTCACCTCCAACCAGACGAGGATGAAGCAGAGGGTCACGGAGATGGAGAACAAAGTGAAATCCATACAACCTCAGGATCTGTCAGAAGTGGTGGCCGACAAAGATAAAAAAGTCCAGTAA
- the cnga3a gene encoding cyclic nucleotide-gated cation channel alpha-3 isoform X6 — protein MAKIGSEISLSSRQWVPPNKPVDELAVIENRDSRAHSLCEDNSERAMSSESHRDSVTGAGAMARVHPETERHDSFLERFRGPELKDLSSRESTAQSMGRNDVNRKRKKDVWIMDPATDLYYRWLTVIAGPVFYNLIMVVTRACFNELQDTYTKLWIFLDYTSDFIYYTDTFVRSRTGYLEQGLLVKDSKKLRDKYRTTSQFKYDMISMIPTDLLFLKFGFNNPEFRFNRLCKISRLFEFFERTETRTSFPNLFRISNLVLYILIIIHWNACMFFAISKTIGFGSDTWVYPNISHPEYGRMARKYIYSLYWSTLTLTTIGETPAPVKDVEFLFVIADFLTGVLIFASIVGNVGAMISNMNASRAEFQAKIDSIKQYMQFRKVTKDLEARVIKWFDYLWTEKKTCDEKEVLKNLPDKLKAEIAINVHLDTLKKVRIFQDCEAGLLIELVLKLQPQVFSPGDYICKKGDIGREMYIIKEGKLAVVADDGVTQFVVLSDGAYFGEISILGIKGSKAGNRRTANIRSVGYSDLFALSKDDLMEALTEYPDAKKALEEKGKAMLMKDNMIDEAVANAGADPKDLEEKIIKLQDNLELMKTKFAQLMAEFTSNQTRMKQRVTEMENKVKSIQPQDLSEVVADKDKKVQ, from the exons ATGGCAAAAATCGGCAGTGAAATCTCCCTTTCAAGCAGGCAGTGGGTGCCCCCCAACAAGCCTGTCGATGAGCTTGCTGTCATTGAAAATAGGGACAGCAG GGCTCACTCTCTTTGTGAAGACAACTCCGAGAGAGCGATGTCTTCAGAGTCCCACAGAGACTCCGTTACAGGGGCTGGGGCAATGGCTAG AGTGCACCCCGAAACAGAGAGGCATGACTCTTTCCTGGAGCGCTTCAGAGGCCCTGAACTCAAAGACCTCTCCAGTCGAGAGAGCACTGCCCAGTCTATGGGCCGCAACGACGTAAACCGGAAGAGAAA GAAAGATGTCTGGATTATGGATCCAGCCACAGACTTGTACTACAGATGGCTGACCGTGATCGCAGGCCCAGTATTTTATAACCTGATAATGGTTGTAACAAG AGCCTGTTTTAATGAACTGCAGGACACATATACAAAACTCTGGATATTCTTGGACTACACCTCAGACTTCATCTACTATACAGATACTTTTGTCAGATCAAGAACAG GTTACCTAGAACAAGGCCTGCTGGTAAAGGATTCCAAGAAACTGAGAGATAAATATAGAACAACATCTCAGTTCAAATACGACATGATATCAATGATACCCACTGATCTGCTGTTTCTGAAATTCGGATTCAACAACCCTGAGTTCAGATTCAACCGCCTTTGCAAAATATCAAGGCTTTTTGAGTTCTTCGAGCGGACTGAAACCAGAACCAGCTTCCCAAACTTGTTTCGAATCAGCAACCTCGTACTTTACATCCTCATCATTATCCACTGGAATGCTTGCATGTTCTTTGCCATTTCAAAAACCATTGGATTTGGATCTGACACATGGGTGTATCCCAACATCAGCCACCCGGAGTACGGCCGCATGGCCAGAAAGTACATCTACTCCCTGTATTGGTCCACACTGACCCTCACCACCATCGGAGAGACCCCTGCACCAGTCAAGGATGTTGAATTCCTCTTTGTAATCGCCGACTTCCTTACTGGTGTGCTGATCTTTGCTAGTATCGTTGGTAACGTTGGTGCCATGATCTCCAACATGAATGCTTCTCGTGCTGAGTTCCAGGCAAAGATCGACTCCATAAAGCAGTACATGCAGTTCCGAAAGGTCACCAAAGACCTGGAGGCCAGGGTCATCAAGTGGTTTGACTACCTGTGGACTGAGAAGAAGACTTGCGATGAGAAGGAAGTTTTAAAGAACCTCCCAGACAAGCTAAAGGCTGAGATTGCCATCAATGTCCATTTGGATACGCTGAAAAAAGTACGTATCTTCCAGGATTGCGAAGCCGGTCTGCTGATTGAACTGGTGCTCAAGCTGCAGCCACAAGTGTTCAGTCCTGGAGATTACATCTGTAAGAAGGGAGATATTGGCAGAGAGATGTACATCATCAAAGAGGGGAAGCTAGCAGTGGTGGCAGATGATGGAGTCACTCAGTTCGTAGTCCTCAGCGATGGCGCATACTTTGGGGAAATCAGTATCTTGGGAATCAAGGGCAGTAAAGCAGGCAACAGAAGAACAGCCAACATCCGAAGCGTAGGATACTCTGATCTCTTTGCCTTGTCCAAAGACGACTTGATGGAGGCTCTCACGGAGTATCCTGATGCCAAAAAAGCTCTTGAGGAGAAGGGGAAAGCCATGTTGATGAAAGACAACATGATTGATGAGGCAGTGGCCAATGCCGGCGCTGACCCCAAAGACCTGGAGGAGAAGATTATAAAACTGCAAGACAACCTGGAACTCATGAAGACCAAGTTCGCCCAACTGATGGCGGAGTTCACCTCCAACCAGACGAGGATGAAGCAGAGGGTCACGGAGATGGAGAACAAAGTGAAATCCATACAACCTCAGGATCTGTCAGAAGTGGTGGCCGACAAAGATAAAAAAGTCCAGTAA
- the cnga3a gene encoding cyclic nucleotide-gated cation channel alpha-3 isoform X5, whose translation MAKIGSEISLSSRQWVPPNKPVDELAVIENRDSRAHSLCEDNSERAMSSESHRDSVTGAGAMARLSYFFFMLWNWVSHRVHPETERHDSFLERFRGPELKDLSSRESTAQSMGRNDVNRKRKKDVWIMDPATDLYYRWLTVIAGPVFYNLIMVVTRACFNELQDTYTKLWIFLDYTSDFIYYTDTFVRSRTGYLEQGLLVKDSKKLRDKYRTTSQFKYDMISMIPTDLLFLKFGFNNPEFRFNRLCKISRLFEFFERTETRTSFPNLFRISNLVLYILIIIHWNACMFFAISKTIGFGSDTWVYPNISHPEYGRMARKYIYSLYWSTLTLTTIGETPAPVKDVEFLFVIADFLTGVLIFASIVGNVGAMISNMNASRAEFQAKIDSIKQYMQFRKVTKDLEARVIKWFDYLWTEKKTCDEKEVLKNLPDKLKAEIAINVHLDTLKKVRIFQDCEAGLLIELVLKLQPQVFSPGDYICKKGDIGREMYIIKEGKLAVVADDGVTQFVVLSDGAYFGEISILGIKGSKAGNRRTANIRSVGYSDLFALSKDDLMEALTEYPDAKKALEEKGKAMLMKDNMIDEAVANAGADPKDLEEKIIKLQDNLELMKTKFAQLMAEFTSNQTRMKQRVTEMENKVKSIQPQDLSEVVADKDKKVQ comes from the exons ATGGCAAAAATCGGCAGTGAAATCTCCCTTTCAAGCAGGCAGTGGGTGCCCCCCAACAAGCCTGTCGATGAGCTTGCTGTCATTGAAAATAGGGACAGCAG GGCTCACTCTCTTTGTGAAGACAACTCCGAGAGAGCGATGTCTTCAGAGTCCCACAGAGACTCCGTTACAGGGGCTGGGGCAATGGCTAG GCTCTCTTACTTCTTCTTCATGCTGTGGAACTGGGTGTCTCACAGAGTGCACCCCGAAACAGAGAGGCATGACTCTTTCCTGGAGCGCTTCAGAGGCCCTGAACTCAAAGACCTCTCCAGTCGAGAGAGCACTGCCCAGTCTATGGGCCGCAACGACGTAAACCGGAAGAGAAA GAAAGATGTCTGGATTATGGATCCAGCCACAGACTTGTACTACAGATGGCTGACCGTGATCGCAGGCCCAGTATTTTATAACCTGATAATGGTTGTAACAAG AGCCTGTTTTAATGAACTGCAGGACACATATACAAAACTCTGGATATTCTTGGACTACACCTCAGACTTCATCTACTATACAGATACTTTTGTCAGATCAAGAACAG GTTACCTAGAACAAGGCCTGCTGGTAAAGGATTCCAAGAAACTGAGAGATAAATATAGAACAACATCTCAGTTCAAATACGACATGATATCAATGATACCCACTGATCTGCTGTTTCTGAAATTCGGATTCAACAACCCTGAGTTCAGATTCAACCGCCTTTGCAAAATATCAAGGCTTTTTGAGTTCTTCGAGCGGACTGAAACCAGAACCAGCTTCCCAAACTTGTTTCGAATCAGCAACCTCGTACTTTACATCCTCATCATTATCCACTGGAATGCTTGCATGTTCTTTGCCATTTCAAAAACCATTGGATTTGGATCTGACACATGGGTGTATCCCAACATCAGCCACCCGGAGTACGGCCGCATGGCCAGAAAGTACATCTACTCCCTGTATTGGTCCACACTGACCCTCACCACCATCGGAGAGACCCCTGCACCAGTCAAGGATGTTGAATTCCTCTTTGTAATCGCCGACTTCCTTACTGGTGTGCTGATCTTTGCTAGTATCGTTGGTAACGTTGGTGCCATGATCTCCAACATGAATGCTTCTCGTGCTGAGTTCCAGGCAAAGATCGACTCCATAAAGCAGTACATGCAGTTCCGAAAGGTCACCAAAGACCTGGAGGCCAGGGTCATCAAGTGGTTTGACTACCTGTGGACTGAGAAGAAGACTTGCGATGAGAAGGAAGTTTTAAAGAACCTCCCAGACAAGCTAAAGGCTGAGATTGCCATCAATGTCCATTTGGATACGCTGAAAAAAGTACGTATCTTCCAGGATTGCGAAGCCGGTCTGCTGATTGAACTGGTGCTCAAGCTGCAGCCACAAGTGTTCAGTCCTGGAGATTACATCTGTAAGAAGGGAGATATTGGCAGAGAGATGTACATCATCAAAGAGGGGAAGCTAGCAGTGGTGGCAGATGATGGAGTCACTCAGTTCGTAGTCCTCAGCGATGGCGCATACTTTGGGGAAATCAGTATCTTGGGAATCAAGGGCAGTAAAGCAGGCAACAGAAGAACAGCCAACATCCGAAGCGTAGGATACTCTGATCTCTTTGCCTTGTCCAAAGACGACTTGATGGAGGCTCTCACGGAGTATCCTGATGCCAAAAAAGCTCTTGAGGAGAAGGGGAAAGCCATGTTGATGAAAGACAACATGATTGATGAGGCAGTGGCCAATGCCGGCGCTGACCCCAAAGACCTGGAGGAGAAGATTATAAAACTGCAAGACAACCTGGAACTCATGAAGACCAAGTTCGCCCAACTGATGGCGGAGTTCACCTCCAACCAGACGAGGATGAAGCAGAGGGTCACGGAGATGGAGAACAAAGTGAAATCCATACAACCTCAGGATCTGTCAGAAGTGGTGGCCGACAAAGATAAAAAAGTCCAGTAA
- the cnga3a gene encoding cyclic nucleotide-gated channel cone photoreceptor subunit alpha isoform X2, translated as MAKIGSEISLSSRQWVPPNKPVDELAVIENRDSRAHSLCEDNSERAMSSESHRDSVTGAGAMARVHPETERHDSFLERFRGPELKDLSSRESTAQSMGRNDVNRKRNLASKWPLATYNMNNCNNTDDKKEDKKEEIKKDEKKDEEKKDEKKDGDKKEEEKKDEKKDEKKDEKKDEKKDEKKDDKKKEAPPKDVWIMDPATDLYYRWLTVIAGPVFYNLIMVVTRACFNELQDTYTKLWIFLDYTSDFIYYTDTFVRSRTGYLEQGLLVKDSKKLRDKYRTTSQFKYDMISMIPTDLLFLKFGFNNPEFRFNRLCKISRLFEFFERTETRTSFPNLFRISNLVLYILIIIHWNACMFFAISKTIGFGSDTWVYPNISHPEYGRMARKYIYSLYWSTLTLTTIGETPAPVKDVEFLFVIADFLTGVLIFASIVGNVGAMISNMNASRAEFQAKIDSIKQYMQFRKVTKDLEARVIKWFDYLWTEKKTCDEKEVLKNLPDKLKAEIAINVHLDTLKKVRIFQDCEAGLLIELVLKLQPQVFSPGDYICKKGDIGREMYIIKEGKLAVVADDGVTQFVVLSDGAYFGEISILGIKGSKAGNRRTANIRSVGYSDLFALSKDDLMEALTEYPDAKKALEEKGKAMLMKDNMIDEAVANAGADPKDLEEKIIKLQDNLELMKTKFAQLMAEFTSNQTRMKQRVTEMENKVKSIQPQDLSEVVADKDKKVQ; from the exons ATGGCAAAAATCGGCAGTGAAATCTCCCTTTCAAGCAGGCAGTGGGTGCCCCCCAACAAGCCTGTCGATGAGCTTGCTGTCATTGAAAATAGGGACAGCAG GGCTCACTCTCTTTGTGAAGACAACTCCGAGAGAGCGATGTCTTCAGAGTCCCACAGAGACTCCGTTACAGGGGCTGGGGCAATGGCTAG AGTGCACCCCGAAACAGAGAGGCATGACTCTTTCCTGGAGCGCTTCAGAGGCCCTGAACTCAAAGACCTCTCCAGTCGAGAGAGCACTGCCCAGTCTATGGGCCGCAACGACGTAAACCGGAAGAGAAA TCTTGCTAGTAAGTGGCCGCTAGCTACTTACAACATGAACAACTGCAACAACACAGACGA caaaaaagaggacaaaaagGAGGAGAttaaaaaagatgagaaaaaagacgaggagaaaaaagatgagaaaaaagatGGGGacaagaaggaagaagagaagaaggacGAGAAGAAGGATGAgaaaaaagatgagaagaaaGATGAGAAGAAAGATGAGAAGAAAGACGATAAAAAGAAAGAGGCGCCACC GAAAGATGTCTGGATTATGGATCCAGCCACAGACTTGTACTACAGATGGCTGACCGTGATCGCAGGCCCAGTATTTTATAACCTGATAATGGTTGTAACAAG AGCCTGTTTTAATGAACTGCAGGACACATATACAAAACTCTGGATATTCTTGGACTACACCTCAGACTTCATCTACTATACAGATACTTTTGTCAGATCAAGAACAG GTTACCTAGAACAAGGCCTGCTGGTAAAGGATTCCAAGAAACTGAGAGATAAATATAGAACAACATCTCAGTTCAAATACGACATGATATCAATGATACCCACTGATCTGCTGTTTCTGAAATTCGGATTCAACAACCCTGAGTTCAGATTCAACCGCCTTTGCAAAATATCAAGGCTTTTTGAGTTCTTCGAGCGGACTGAAACCAGAACCAGCTTCCCAAACTTGTTTCGAATCAGCAACCTCGTACTTTACATCCTCATCATTATCCACTGGAATGCTTGCATGTTCTTTGCCATTTCAAAAACCATTGGATTTGGATCTGACACATGGGTGTATCCCAACATCAGCCACCCGGAGTACGGCCGCATGGCCAGAAAGTACATCTACTCCCTGTATTGGTCCACACTGACCCTCACCACCATCGGAGAGACCCCTGCACCAGTCAAGGATGTTGAATTCCTCTTTGTAATCGCCGACTTCCTTACTGGTGTGCTGATCTTTGCTAGTATCGTTGGTAACGTTGGTGCCATGATCTCCAACATGAATGCTTCTCGTGCTGAGTTCCAGGCAAAGATCGACTCCATAAAGCAGTACATGCAGTTCCGAAAGGTCACCAAAGACCTGGAGGCCAGGGTCATCAAGTGGTTTGACTACCTGTGGACTGAGAAGAAGACTTGCGATGAGAAGGAAGTTTTAAAGAACCTCCCAGACAAGCTAAAGGCTGAGATTGCCATCAATGTCCATTTGGATACGCTGAAAAAAGTACGTATCTTCCAGGATTGCGAAGCCGGTCTGCTGATTGAACTGGTGCTCAAGCTGCAGCCACAAGTGTTCAGTCCTGGAGATTACATCTGTAAGAAGGGAGATATTGGCAGAGAGATGTACATCATCAAAGAGGGGAAGCTAGCAGTGGTGGCAGATGATGGAGTCACTCAGTTCGTAGTCCTCAGCGATGGCGCATACTTTGGGGAAATCAGTATCTTGGGAATCAAGGGCAGTAAAGCAGGCAACAGAAGAACAGCCAACATCCGAAGCGTAGGATACTCTGATCTCTTTGCCTTGTCCAAAGACGACTTGATGGAGGCTCTCACGGAGTATCCTGATGCCAAAAAAGCTCTTGAGGAGAAGGGGAAAGCCATGTTGATGAAAGACAACATGATTGATGAGGCAGTGGCCAATGCCGGCGCTGACCCCAAAGACCTGGAGGAGAAGATTATAAAACTGCAAGACAACCTGGAACTCATGAAGACCAAGTTCGCCCAACTGATGGCGGAGTTCACCTCCAACCAGACGAGGATGAAGCAGAGGGTCACGGAGATGGAGAACAAAGTGAAATCCATACAACCTCAGGATCTGTCAGAAGTGGTGGCCGACAAAGATAAAAAAGTCCAGTAA
- the cnga3a gene encoding cyclic nucleotide-gated channel cone photoreceptor subunit alpha isoform X3, whose protein sequence is MSSESHRDSVTGAGAMARLSYFFFMLWNWVSHRVHPETERHDSFLERFRGPELKDLSSRESTAQSMGRNDVNRKRNLASKWPLATYNMNNCNNTDDKKEDKKEEIKKDEKKDEEKKDEKKDGDKKEEEKKDEKKDEKKDEKKDEKKDEKKDDKKKEAPPKDVWIMDPATDLYYRWLTVIAGPVFYNLIMVVTRACFNELQDTYTKLWIFLDYTSDFIYYTDTFVRSRTGYLEQGLLVKDSKKLRDKYRTTSQFKYDMISMIPTDLLFLKFGFNNPEFRFNRLCKISRLFEFFERTETRTSFPNLFRISNLVLYILIIIHWNACMFFAISKTIGFGSDTWVYPNISHPEYGRMARKYIYSLYWSTLTLTTIGETPAPVKDVEFLFVIADFLTGVLIFASIVGNVGAMISNMNASRAEFQAKIDSIKQYMQFRKVTKDLEARVIKWFDYLWTEKKTCDEKEVLKNLPDKLKAEIAINVHLDTLKKVRIFQDCEAGLLIELVLKLQPQVFSPGDYICKKGDIGREMYIIKEGKLAVVADDGVTQFVVLSDGAYFGEISILGIKGSKAGNRRTANIRSVGYSDLFALSKDDLMEALTEYPDAKKALEEKGKAMLMKDNMIDEAVANAGADPKDLEEKIIKLQDNLELMKTKFAQLMAEFTSNQTRMKQRVTEMENKVKSIQPQDLSEVVADKDKKVQ, encoded by the exons ATGTCTTCAGAGTCCCACAGAGACTCCGTTACAGGGGCTGGGGCAATGGCTAG GCTCTCTTACTTCTTCTTCATGCTGTGGAACTGGGTGTCTCACAGAGTGCACCCCGAAACAGAGAGGCATGACTCTTTCCTGGAGCGCTTCAGAGGCCCTGAACTCAAAGACCTCTCCAGTCGAGAGAGCACTGCCCAGTCTATGGGCCGCAACGACGTAAACCGGAAGAGAAA TCTTGCTAGTAAGTGGCCGCTAGCTACTTACAACATGAACAACTGCAACAACACAGACGA caaaaaagaggacaaaaagGAGGAGAttaaaaaagatgagaaaaaagacgaggagaaaaaagatgagaaaaaagatGGGGacaagaaggaagaagagaagaaggacGAGAAGAAGGATGAgaaaaaagatgagaagaaaGATGAGAAGAAAGATGAGAAGAAAGACGATAAAAAGAAAGAGGCGCCACC GAAAGATGTCTGGATTATGGATCCAGCCACAGACTTGTACTACAGATGGCTGACCGTGATCGCAGGCCCAGTATTTTATAACCTGATAATGGTTGTAACAAG AGCCTGTTTTAATGAACTGCAGGACACATATACAAAACTCTGGATATTCTTGGACTACACCTCAGACTTCATCTACTATACAGATACTTTTGTCAGATCAAGAACAG GTTACCTAGAACAAGGCCTGCTGGTAAAGGATTCCAAGAAACTGAGAGATAAATATAGAACAACATCTCAGTTCAAATACGACATGATATCAATGATACCCACTGATCTGCTGTTTCTGAAATTCGGATTCAACAACCCTGAGTTCAGATTCAACCGCCTTTGCAAAATATCAAGGCTTTTTGAGTTCTTCGAGCGGACTGAAACCAGAACCAGCTTCCCAAACTTGTTTCGAATCAGCAACCTCGTACTTTACATCCTCATCATTATCCACTGGAATGCTTGCATGTTCTTTGCCATTTCAAAAACCATTGGATTTGGATCTGACACATGGGTGTATCCCAACATCAGCCACCCGGAGTACGGCCGCATGGCCAGAAAGTACATCTACTCCCTGTATTGGTCCACACTGACCCTCACCACCATCGGAGAGACCCCTGCACCAGTCAAGGATGTTGAATTCCTCTTTGTAATCGCCGACTTCCTTACTGGTGTGCTGATCTTTGCTAGTATCGTTGGTAACGTTGGTGCCATGATCTCCAACATGAATGCTTCTCGTGCTGAGTTCCAGGCAAAGATCGACTCCATAAAGCAGTACATGCAGTTCCGAAAGGTCACCAAAGACCTGGAGGCCAGGGTCATCAAGTGGTTTGACTACCTGTGGACTGAGAAGAAGACTTGCGATGAGAAGGAAGTTTTAAAGAACCTCCCAGACAAGCTAAAGGCTGAGATTGCCATCAATGTCCATTTGGATACGCTGAAAAAAGTACGTATCTTCCAGGATTGCGAAGCCGGTCTGCTGATTGAACTGGTGCTCAAGCTGCAGCCACAAGTGTTCAGTCCTGGAGATTACATCTGTAAGAAGGGAGATATTGGCAGAGAGATGTACATCATCAAAGAGGGGAAGCTAGCAGTGGTGGCAGATGATGGAGTCACTCAGTTCGTAGTCCTCAGCGATGGCGCATACTTTGGGGAAATCAGTATCTTGGGAATCAAGGGCAGTAAAGCAGGCAACAGAAGAACAGCCAACATCCGAAGCGTAGGATACTCTGATCTCTTTGCCTTGTCCAAAGACGACTTGATGGAGGCTCTCACGGAGTATCCTGATGCCAAAAAAGCTCTTGAGGAGAAGGGGAAAGCCATGTTGATGAAAGACAACATGATTGATGAGGCAGTGGCCAATGCCGGCGCTGACCCCAAAGACCTGGAGGAGAAGATTATAAAACTGCAAGACAACCTGGAACTCATGAAGACCAAGTTCGCCCAACTGATGGCGGAGTTCACCTCCAACCAGACGAGGATGAAGCAGAGGGTCACGGAGATGGAGAACAAAGTGAAATCCATACAACCTCAGGATCTGTCAGAAGTGGTGGCCGACAAAGATAAAAAAGTCCAGTAA